In Comamonas sp. lk, the following proteins share a genomic window:
- a CDS encoding MFS transporter, with protein MLSTEADSHVKQSNDYAACPARAWFAFVMIFLLMLSDYMDRQIVVSLFPHLKQEWGLSNKQLAALFLLISVMVAVGSLPVARMADRFGRVKSIVVMASVWSMAAIACVFVRNDFQLFTARTVVGLGETGDGAAGTALLKGLFPKRWHSTLLGAFFAASALGGVIADHWGWHAAFSSVAILSVVCFWKASRSDEADMALVLRQEAVGKRMENTAVLLPFTAAQA; from the coding sequence GTGCTTTCCACTGAAGCAGATTCCCATGTCAAGCAAAGCAATGATTACGCCGCATGCCCCGCGCGTGCCTGGTTTGCCTTTGTCATGATTTTCCTGCTCATGCTCTCTGACTATATGGATAGGCAGATTGTGGTTTCGCTGTTTCCGCATTTGAAACAAGAATGGGGATTATCGAACAAGCAATTGGCCGCCCTGTTTTTGCTTATCTCCGTGATGGTGGCCGTGGGCAGTTTGCCCGTGGCCAGGATGGCCGATCGCTTTGGCCGTGTGAAAAGCATTGTGGTCATGGCATCCGTGTGGAGCATGGCCGCCATTGCCTGCGTGTTTGTGCGCAATGACTTCCAGCTTTTTACGGCCCGCACGGTGGTGGGCCTGGGCGAGACGGGTGATGGCGCTGCAGGTACGGCCCTGCTCAAGGGCTTGTTTCCCAAGCGCTGGCATTCCACCTTGCTGGGCGCATTCTTTGCGGCTTCCGCACTGGGCGGGGTGATTGCCGATCACTGGGGCTGGCACGCAGCTTTTTCTTCTGTAGCAATTTTGTCTGTCGTCTGTTTTTGGAAAGCCTCGCGCAGCGATGAGGCCGATATGGCTCTGGTGCTGCGGCAGGAGGCGGTCGGCAAGCGCATGGAAAACACCGCAGTACTGCTTCCCTTTACGGCGGCGCAGGCCTGA